One stretch of Microcebus murinus isolate Inina chromosome 12, M.murinus_Inina_mat1.0, whole genome shotgun sequence DNA includes these proteins:
- the GSN gene encoding gelsolin isoform X1, whose translation MAPRCSAPALLCALVLALCALSPPARAATASRGAAQARAPQGRVPTARPGTMVVEHPEFLKAGKEPGLQIWRVEKFDLVPVPPNLYGDFFTGDAYVILKTVQLRNGNLQYDLHYWLGNECSQDESGAAAIFTVQLDDYLNGRAVQHREVQGFESATFLGYFKSGLKYKKGGVASGFKHVVPNEVVVQRLFQVKGRRVVRATEVPVSWESFNNGDCFILDLGNDIYQWCGSTSSKFERLKATQVSKGIRDNERSGRARVHVSEEGAEPEAMLQVLGPKPDLAPGTDDTAKEDAANRKLAKLYKVSNGAGTMSVSLVADENPFAQGALRSEDCFILDHGKDGKIFVWKGKQANMEERKAALKTASDFISKMDYPRQTQVSILPEGGETPLFKQFFKNWRDPDQTDGLGLAYLSSHIANVERVPFDAATLHTSTAMAAQHGMDDDGTGQKQIWRIEGSNKVPVDAATYGQFYGGDSYIILYNYRHGNRQGQIIYNWQGAQSTQDEVAASAILTAQLDEELGGTPVQSRVVQGKEPAHLMSLFGGKPMIVYKGGTSREGGQTAPASTRLFQVRANSAGATRAVEVMPKAGALNSNDAFVLKTPSAAYLWVGAGASEAEKTGAQELLRVLRAQPVQVAEGSEPDGFWEALGGKAAYRTSPRLKDKKMDAHPPRLFACSNKIGRFVIEEVPGELMQEDLATDDVMILDTWDQVFVWVGKDSQEEEKTEALTSAKRYIETDPANRDRRTPITVVKQGFEPPSFVGWFLGWDDNYWSVDPLHRAMAELAA comes from the exons ATGGCTCCGCGCTGCTCCGCGCCCGCGCTGCTCTGCGCGCTGGTCCTGGCGCTGTGCGCGCTGTCGCCGCCGGCCCGCGCGGCCACCGCGTCGCGAGGGGCGGCCCAGGCGCGCGCGCCCCAGGGGCGGGTGCCCACGGCGCGG CCCGGCACCATGGTGGTGGAACACCCCGAGTTCCTCAAGGCGGGGAAGGAGCCTGGCCTGCAGATCTGGCGTGTGGAGAAGTTCGACCTGGTGCCCGTGCCCCCCAACCTCTACGGAGACTTCTTCACAGGCGACGCCTACGTCATCCTGAAGACGGTGCAGCTGAGGAATGGGAATCTGCAGTACGACCTCCACTACTGGCTGG GCAACGAGTGCAGCCAGGACGAGAGCGGGGCGGCCGCCATCTTCACCGTGCAGCTCGATGACTACCTGAACGGCCGGGCTGTGCAGCACCGTGAGGTCCAGGGCTTCGAGTCGGCCACCTTCCTTGGCTACTTCAAGTCTGGCCTGAAGTATAAG AAAGGAGGCGTGGCGTCGGGATTCAAGCACGTGGTACCCAACGAGGTGGTGGTGCAGAGACTCTTCCAGGTCAAAGGGCGGCGTGTCGTCCGTGCCACTGAGGTGCCTGTGTCCTGGGAGAGCTTCAACAACGGCGACTGCTTCATCCTGGACCTGGGCAAT GACATCTACCAGTGGTGCGGTTCTACCAGCAGCAAATTTGAAAGACTGAAGGCCACGCAGGTGTCCAAGGGCATCCGGGACAACGAGCGGAGTGGCCGGGCCCGAGTGCACGTGTCTGAGGAGGGTGCCGAGCCCGAGGCGATGCTCCAG GTGCTGGGCCCCAAGCCGGATCTGGCCCCAGGAACCGATGACACGGCCAAGGAGGACGCAGCCAACCGCAAGCTGGCCAAGCTGTACAAG GTCTCCAATGGTGCGGGCACCATGTCGGTCTCCCTCGTGGCTGATGAGAACCCCTTCGCCCAGGGGGCCTTGAGGTCGGAGGACTGCTTCATCCTGGACCACGGCAAAGATGGGAAAATCTTTGTCTGGAAAG GAAAGCAGGCCAACATGGAGGAGAGGAAGGCTGCCCTCAAAACGGCCTCCGACTTCATCTCCAAGATGGACTACCCCCGGCAGACCCAG gtcTCCATCCTTCCCGAGGGCGGTGAGACCCCTCTGTTCAAGCAGTTCTTCAAGAACTGGCGGGACCCCGACCAGACGGACGGCCTGGGCTTGGCTTACCTTTCCAGCCACATCGCCAACGTGGAGCGGGTGCCTTTCGACGCGGCCACCCTGCACACCTCCACCGCCATGGCCGCCCAGCACGGCATGGACGACGACGGCACCGGCCAGAAACAG ATCTGGAGAATTGAAGGCTCCAACAAAGTGCCTGTGGACGCTGCCACGTACGGGCAGTTCTACGGAGGTGACAGCTACATCATTCTGTACAACTACCGCCATGGCAACCGCCAGGGACAGATCATCTACAACTG GCAAGGTGCCCAGTCTACCCAGGATGAGGTCGCTGCGTCTGCCATCCTGACCGCCCAGCTGGATGAAGAGCTGGGAGGTACCCCTGTCCAG AGCCGCGTGGTCCAGGGCAAGGAGCCCGCCCACCTCATGAGCCTGTTCGGCGGGAAGCCCATGATCGTCTACAAGGGTGGCACCTCCCGCGAGGGCGGGCAGACGGCCCCCGCCAGCACCCGCCTCTTCCAGGTCCGGGCCAACAGCGCTGGAGCCACCCGGGCTGTCGAG GTCATGCCTAAGGCTGGCGCACTGAACTCCAACGATGCCTTTGTCCTGAAAACCCCCTCAGCCGCCTACCTGTGGGTGGGCGCGGGAGCCAGCGAGGCCGAGAAGACGGGCGCGCAGGAGCTGCTCAGGGTGCTGCGGGCGCAGCCTGTGCAGGTGGCGGAAGGCAGTGAGCCAG ACGGCTTCTGGGAGGCGCTGGGCGGGAAGGCCGCCTACCGCACGTCCCCGCGGCTGAAGGACAAGAAGATGGACGCCCACCCTCCTCGCCTCTTCGCCTGCTCCAACAAGATCGGGCGCTTCGTG ATCGAAGAGGTTCCTGGCGAGCTCATGCAGGAAGACCTGGCTACGGATGACGTCATGATTCTGGACACCTGGGACCAG